A genomic segment from Pseudomonadota bacterium encodes:
- a CDS encoding carbonic anhydrase: MGRGPSLHRKRSPSVKHSKSLQRRLPALAAGFAALALVGTLLSPWADPAGAQPPQKKAGAQPSPAAVKPVSADKALFRLKEGNKRYVSGHVQRMSRLHDRPLELDGVQYPMAEIVACSDSRVDPTLAFDQGWGNLFVTRLAGNVVDNIVLASTEYAVTALHTKLIVVLGHEKCGAVQAAMSGKKLDGHLAELMDMIRPAVEQTREMSGDAEENCIVANVRLGMKAIASDPTVKAQPGVMIKGAVYQFDTGEVQWVP, translated from the coding sequence ATGGGTCGGGGACCCTCCCTGCATCGAAAAAGGAGCCCTTCTGTGAAACACTCAAAGTCTCTCCAACGCCGCCTGCCAGCGCTGGCGGCTGGGTTTGCAGCCCTGGCCCTTGTGGGAACCCTCCTCAGCCCGTGGGCAGACCCTGCGGGCGCTCAGCCCCCGCAGAAGAAAGCGGGCGCACAGCCCTCTCCGGCGGCGGTCAAGCCGGTATCGGCCGACAAGGCGCTGTTCCGTCTCAAGGAAGGCAACAAGCGCTACGTGAGCGGTCACGTGCAGCGCATGAGCCGCCTGCATGACCGCCCTCTCGAGCTCGATGGCGTGCAGTACCCCATGGCCGAGATCGTGGCGTGCTCCGACTCGCGCGTCGACCCGACCCTCGCGTTCGACCAGGGGTGGGGCAACCTGTTCGTGACCCGACTGGCCGGCAACGTGGTCGACAACATCGTGCTGGCCTCCACCGAGTACGCGGTCACCGCCTTGCACACGAAGCTCATCGTGGTGCTGGGCCACGAGAAGTGCGGCGCGGTGCAGGCGGCGATGTCGGGCAAGAAGCTTGACGGCCACCTCGCCGAGCTCATGGACATGATCCGCCCCGCGGTCGAGCAGACCCGCGAGATGTCGGGTGATGCCGAGGAGAACTGCATCGTCGCCAACGTGCGCCTGGGCATGAAGGCCATCGCCAGCGACCCCACCGTGAAGGCACAGCCTGGCGTGATGATCAAGGGCGCGGTCTACCAGTTTGACACCGGCGAGGTGCAGTGGGTTCCCTGA
- a CDS encoding type II secretion system F family protein encodes MGGVLLQIFPTAECQCDPRGVQGLGHARDEYLLVNFAARQPTRQELALFTRQLAALLAGGLTIHRGIEVLAQQHVSTALGESLFSVSRLMEGGQNLSRALGRERDVFDPMYVALVRSGEMQGNLDRVLSLLASYLERDAMLRARVKGALTYPAFVLAVTLALTFWFFRFVLPSFMPMLNALKEIPLPTRILMLGVDVASRPWSALIAIVSAVLIFHRTRAWLRTVNGAAFRDRMLLALPFTRELTRKVVLARIARSLGTMLASGVPVMDALLQTSSSCGHASYRDDIILAREALKRGLSLSTYMDGCPELYPRLFVGMVGSGEETGHLDELMLRIAGAYELDVEYGMETVITLLEPALMVLLAGLVGFIVIALFVPIYTFIGTMS; translated from the coding sequence GTGGGAGGGGTCCTCCTTCAGATCTTTCCGACCGCCGAATGCCAATGTGACCCGCGAGGGGTTCAAGGACTCGGTCACGCGAGAGATGAATACCTGCTCGTGAACTTTGCAGCCAGGCAGCCCACCCGCCAGGAGCTTGCCCTCTTCACCCGCCAGCTGGCGGCCCTGCTGGCGGGTGGGCTCACCATTCACCGCGGCATCGAGGTGCTCGCCCAGCAGCACGTCTCGACGGCCCTCGGAGAATCGCTCTTCTCGGTGAGCCGTCTCATGGAAGGCGGGCAGAACCTCTCGCGCGCCCTGGGTCGGGAGCGCGACGTGTTCGACCCGATGTACGTCGCCCTGGTGCGCTCCGGAGAGATGCAGGGCAATCTTGATCGGGTGCTCTCGCTCCTCGCCAGCTATCTCGAGCGCGACGCCATGCTCCGCGCCCGCGTGAAGGGCGCGCTGACCTATCCCGCCTTCGTGCTGGCGGTGACGCTGGCGCTCACGTTCTGGTTCTTCCGCTTCGTGCTGCCCTCGTTCATGCCCATGCTCAACGCGCTGAAGGAGATCCCGCTCCCCACCCGCATCCTGATGCTGGGCGTCGATGTGGCCTCGCGCCCCTGGAGCGCGCTCATCGCCATCGTCTCGGCGGTCTTGATCTTCCACCGCACCCGTGCCTGGCTGCGCACGGTGAACGGGGCGGCCTTCCGGGACCGCATGCTTCTCGCACTTCCCTTCACCCGCGAGCTCACCCGCAAGGTGGTACTCGCCCGCATCGCTCGTTCGCTCGGAACCATGCTCGCGTCCGGCGTCCCGGTCATGGATGCCCTGCTGCAGACCTCGAGCAGCTGCGGTCACGCGTCCTACCGCGATGACATCATCCTGGCGCGAGAGGCCCTCAAGCGGGGGCTCTCGCTCTCGACCTACATGGACGGCTGCCCCGAGCTCTACCCCCGGCTGTTCGTCGGCATGGTGGGCAGCGGCGAGGAGACAGGCCATCTCGACGAGCTCATGCTGCGCATCGCGGGGGCGTACGAGCTCGACGTGGAGTATGGCATGGAGACCGTCATCACGCTTCTCGAGCCCGCCCTCATGGTGCTGCTCGCGGGGCTTGTGGGC